The following proteins are encoded in a genomic region of Arachis stenosperma cultivar V10309 chromosome 4, arast.V10309.gnm1.PFL2, whole genome shotgun sequence:
- the LOC130976362 gene encoding DNA-directed RNA polymerase I subunit rpa49, producing MLLVLTSHSTQLNRLPPPHEGEAPIATTQSRMDSDEEHAKTLTPTETKDKKHKKKKKKKKKDELVKAKIEVVREEQDKIGPFVGYFPSGFDPISDGAAATGFHVYRNRRTKKRMQLVVGSPASPVEYVGTSYAGEAAAGNSSMYAIGVFDKEKGTLKVVPVAANKIFRLEPKVKALDAVDKEPATSTVEELTPLDWAVKQRQITNLFGTKKEITKTKKRLALTQDDDPESQKNLDVKMENVDVNKLALEGTESQVARNIPPCNLSATSPQEAYVLDQIILKGEWGYLEDIYYILLKEEEADFSSYPTFVSNRINKLKNIKDDSEKRKHSCILSFISHLVSFKEQNSFRDNSTKKRLKIPHILRNRFSAMFGNTSGSNSKWLSSEKISLLVCYILVLTLFFDEFETDYCDIARDLKMSQLVVKQHYEHLGCKVKRKNNANHATLPVPLKFPGVRQKKRKR from the exons ATGTTGCTCGTTCTCACTAGTCACTCAACGCAACTCAACCGCCTCCCGCCGCCGCACGAAGGAGAAGCGCCAATAGCCACAACACAGTCAAGAATGGACTCCGACGAGGAACACGCGAAAACCCTAACGCCGACGGAGACGAAAGACAAGAagcacaagaagaagaagaagaagaagaagaaagacgAGCTCGTTAAGGCGAAGATTGAAGTTGTGCGTGAAGAACAGGACAAGATAGGACCATTCGTTGGGTATTTTCCTTCCGGATTCGATCCAATTAGCGATGGCGCCGCCGCGACGGGGTTTCATGTTTACAGGAACAGGAGGACGAAGAAGAGGATGCAGCTTGTGGTTGGTTCCCCTGCCTCCCCCGTCGAATACGTCGGAACTAGCTATGCCGGTGAGGCCGCCGCCGGGAACTCCTCCATGTATGCCATTGGTGTCTTTGATAAGGAAAAGGGAACGCTCAAGGTTGTTCCCGTTGCTGCCAACAAG ATATTTAGATTGGAACCTAAAGTTAAAGCCTTGGATGCCGTTGACAAGGAGCCTGCTACCTCAACAGTGGAAGAGCTGACTCCCTTGGACTGGGCAGTGAAGCAGAGGCAGATTACTAATTTGTTTGGAACAAAGAAGGAAATAACAAAG ACTAAAAAGAGGTTAGCTCTCACTCAAGATGATGATCCTGAATCACAAAAGAACCTGGATGTGAAGATGGAAAATGTTGATGTAAACAAATTGGCTCTTGAAGGTACTGAATCTCAAGTTGCCCGCAACATACCACCATGTAATCTTTCTGCAACCTCGCCGCAGGAGGCATATGTGTTGGATCAAATCATCCTTAAAGGAGAGTGGGGTTACCTTGAAGacatttattatattttgttgaAGGAAGAAGAAGCTGACTTCAGTTCTTACCCAACTTTTGTTTCCAACAGgattaataaattaaagaatatTAAG GATGATTCAGAAAAGAGGAAACACTCGTGCATACTGTCATTCATCAGTCATCTTGTATCGTTCAAAGAACAGAACTCTTTCAGGGATAACTCCACCAAGAAGCGTCTGAAGATCCCCCACATTCTGCGTAATAGATTCTCGGCAATGTTTGGCAATACTTCTGGTTCTAATTCAAAATGGCTGTCTTCTGAGAAGATTAGTCTTCTCGTTTGTTATATCCTCGTGCTGACTCTTTTCTTTGACGAGTTCGAGACTGACTATTGTGATATAGCAAGGGATCTGAAGATGAGCCAACTGGTGGTGAAACAACACTATGAGCATTTGGGTTGCAAGGTTAAACGTAAGAACAATGCCAACCATGCCACACTTCCCGTCCCTCTTAAATTTCCTGGTGTGCGTCAGAAGAAGCGAAAACGTTAG